The following are encoded in a window of Vespula pensylvanica isolate Volc-1 chromosome 2, ASM1446617v1, whole genome shotgun sequence genomic DNA:
- the LOC122638208 gene encoding brahma-associated protein of 60 kDa isoform X2: MAQRFPVPNTGNNGPPPQRYPPSSVPPNLRQYSGPNFPMQQRSGFTPPPQMSNAAPGPGGIMRPNQPYTNMRQGPMPTPPVGKRSADQRIPLSQQKPDFSHSTSKKKKKLADKILPQKVRDLVPESQAYMDLLAFERKLDATIMRKRLDIQEALKRPMKQKRKLRIFISNTFYPAKEAAEGEEGSVASWELRVEGRLLDDTKNDPNKVKRKFSSFFKSLVIELDKDLYGPDNHLVEWHRTLTTQETDGFQVKRPGDKNVRCTILLLLDYQPLQFKLDSRLARLLGVHTQTRPVIISALWQYIKTHKLQDSHEREFINCDKYLEQIFACPRMKFAEIPQRLNPLLHPPDPIVINHVISVEGTETKQTACYDIEVEVDDTLKTQMNNFLLSTASQQEIQSLDNKIHETVETINQLKTNREFFLSFAKDPQQFINKWIISQTRDLKTMTDVVGNPEEERRAEFYYQPWAQEAVCRYFYTKVQQKRAELEQALGIRNS, translated from the exons atggcgCAAAGATTTCCTGTTCCAAATACAGGAAACAATGGTCCTCCTCCGCAACGGTATCCTCCTTCTTCTGTACCACCAAATCTACGCCAATATTCAGGACCAAATTTTCCA atgCAACAAAGATCTGGATTTACACCTCCTCCACAAATGAGCAATGCAGCACCAGGACCAGGAGGAATAATGAGACCTAATCAGCCATATACTAATATGCGTCAAGGTCCAATGCCAACGCCTCCTGTTGGTAAAAGGAGTGCTGATCAAAGAATACCTTTGTCGCAGCAAAAACC TGACTTTTCACATTCCACatccaagaagaaaaagaaacttgctGACAAGATATTACCTCAAAAAGTACGAGATTTGGTACCAGAATCCCAAGCTTATATGGATTTACTTGCATTTGAAAGAAAGTTAGATGCAACTATAATGCGTAAACGTCTTGATATACAAGAAGCCTTGAAACGTCCAATGAAACAGAAACGAAAgttacgtatttttatttccaatacATTTTATCCAGCCAAAGAAGCAGCAGAGGGAGAGGAGGGTTCGGTTGCTTCTTGGGAACTAAGAGTTGAAGGCAGATTATTAGACGATACAAAAAATGATCCTAATAAG gtgaagagaaaattttcatccttttttaaaAGCCTAGTTATTGAATTAGATAAAGATTTATATGGACCAGATAATCACTTAGTTGAATGGCATCGTACATTAACTACACAAGAAACTGATGGATTTCAAGTAAAAAGACCAGGAGACAAAAATGTTCGTTGTActattcttctacttcttgATTATCAGCCTTTAcag TTCAAATTAGATTCACGACTTGCACGATTATTAGGTGTGCATACACAAACTCGACCTGTTATTATTTCAGCACTTTGGCAGTATATAAAAACTCACAAACTTCAAGACAGTCATGAACgtgaatttataaattgtgACAAATATTTGGAACAAATCTTTGCTTGTCCCAGAATGAAATTTGCTGAAATACCACAAAGATTAAATCCATTATTGCATCCACCTGACCCCATTGTGATTAATCATGTCATTAGCGTAGAAG GCACAGAAACAAAGCAAACTGCATGTTATGATATAGAAGTCGAAGTCGATGATACGTTAAAAACGCagatgaataattttctattatcaaCTGCAAGTCAACAGGAGATACAAAGTCTAGACAACAAGATACACGAAACTGTTGAaacaattaatcaattaaaaacaaatcgtGAATTTTTCTTAAGCTTTGCAAAGGATCCTCaacaatttattaacaaatggATTATATCACAAACAAGAGATTTAAAAACAATGACTGATGTTGTTGGAAATCCAGAGGAAGAACGCAGAGCTGAATTTTACTATCAACCTTGGGCACAAGAAGCTGTCTGTCGTTACTTTTATACTAAAGTCCAACAAAAACGAGCTGAGTTAGAACAAGCTCTTGGCATAcgaaattcataa
- the LOC122638208 gene encoding brahma-associated protein of 60 kDa isoform X1 — translation MAQRFPVPNTGNNGPPPQRYPPSSVPPNLRQYSGPNFPMQQRSGFTPPPQMSNAAPGPGGIMRPNQPYTNMRQGPMPTPPVGKRSADQRIPLSQQKPYFWNSDFSHSTSKKKKKLADKILPQKVRDLVPESQAYMDLLAFERKLDATIMRKRLDIQEALKRPMKQKRKLRIFISNTFYPAKEAAEGEEGSVASWELRVEGRLLDDTKNDPNKVKRKFSSFFKSLVIELDKDLYGPDNHLVEWHRTLTTQETDGFQVKRPGDKNVRCTILLLLDYQPLQFKLDSRLARLLGVHTQTRPVIISALWQYIKTHKLQDSHEREFINCDKYLEQIFACPRMKFAEIPQRLNPLLHPPDPIVINHVISVEGTETKQTACYDIEVEVDDTLKTQMNNFLLSTASQQEIQSLDNKIHETVETINQLKTNREFFLSFAKDPQQFINKWIISQTRDLKTMTDVVGNPEEERRAEFYYQPWAQEAVCRYFYTKVQQKRAELEQALGIRNS, via the exons atggcgCAAAGATTTCCTGTTCCAAATACAGGAAACAATGGTCCTCCTCCGCAACGGTATCCTCCTTCTTCTGTACCACCAAATCTACGCCAATATTCAGGACCAAATTTTCCA atgCAACAAAGATCTGGATTTACACCTCCTCCACAAATGAGCAATGCAGCACCAGGACCAGGAGGAATAATGAGACCTAATCAGCCATATACTAATATGCGTCAAGGTCCAATGCCAACGCCTCCTGTTGGTAAAAGGAGTGCTGATCAAAGAATACCTTTGTCGCAGCAAAAACC GTATTTTTGGAACAGTGACTTTTCACATTCCACatccaagaagaaaaagaaacttgctGACAAGATATTACCTCAAAAAGTACGAGATTTGGTACCAGAATCCCAAGCTTATATGGATTTACTTGCATTTGAAAGAAAGTTAGATGCAACTATAATGCGTAAACGTCTTGATATACAAGAAGCCTTGAAACGTCCAATGAAACAGAAACGAAAgttacgtatttttatttccaatacATTTTATCCAGCCAAAGAAGCAGCAGAGGGAGAGGAGGGTTCGGTTGCTTCTTGGGAACTAAGAGTTGAAGGCAGATTATTAGACGATACAAAAAATGATCCTAATAAG gtgaagagaaaattttcatccttttttaaaAGCCTAGTTATTGAATTAGATAAAGATTTATATGGACCAGATAATCACTTAGTTGAATGGCATCGTACATTAACTACACAAGAAACTGATGGATTTCAAGTAAAAAGACCAGGAGACAAAAATGTTCGTTGTActattcttctacttcttgATTATCAGCCTTTAcag TTCAAATTAGATTCACGACTTGCACGATTATTAGGTGTGCATACACAAACTCGACCTGTTATTATTTCAGCACTTTGGCAGTATATAAAAACTCACAAACTTCAAGACAGTCATGAACgtgaatttataaattgtgACAAATATTTGGAACAAATCTTTGCTTGTCCCAGAATGAAATTTGCTGAAATACCACAAAGATTAAATCCATTATTGCATCCACCTGACCCCATTGTGATTAATCATGTCATTAGCGTAGAAG GCACAGAAACAAAGCAAACTGCATGTTATGATATAGAAGTCGAAGTCGATGATACGTTAAAAACGCagatgaataattttctattatcaaCTGCAAGTCAACAGGAGATACAAAGTCTAGACAACAAGATACACGAAACTGTTGAaacaattaatcaattaaaaacaaatcgtGAATTTTTCTTAAGCTTTGCAAAGGATCCTCaacaatttattaacaaatggATTATATCACAAACAAGAGATTTAAAAACAATGACTGATGTTGTTGGAAATCCAGAGGAAGAACGCAGAGCTGAATTTTACTATCAACCTTGGGCACAAGAAGCTGTCTGTCGTTACTTTTATACTAAAGTCCAACAAAAACGAGCTGAGTTAGAACAAGCTCTTGGCATAcgaaattcataa
- the LOC122638205 gene encoding exosome complex exonuclease RRP44 has translation MLATKVFFRKTKGGNIYKTVREHYLRDDIWCGSKICKQNSKYLTNHCKQKNRECILDDEDSSAKSTLFSSSYYLLLDTNIILDQIDILSENVFYNVIILQTVLEEVRHKSPTVYKRLKEIIADVKRKFYIFVNEHHKETYVERVPGENINDRNDRAIRVATNWYNKHLNIDGQKILIVLLTDDLENKKKAVQENIPVCSMEEYIKSLENSSFLLDKLSKRNFILETEGQEFFPCHLSPSELHNGIKNEKFFQGTFSVSKENFLEGSVNVDGIEKPILVQGRMGLNRAIDGDIVAIELFPEDQWSTPSDIVLQDEDETDIADILNDEKELNNSCIVKESERIPTGKIVGIIRRKWRQYCGILQPSIIQGNVKHLFVPAERKIPKVRIETRQSELLSKQRIIVAIDSWPRNSRYPLGHFVRALGNIGDKETENEVLLLEYDVPHSRFSDAVLSFLPKMPWSIPENVIAEREDLRHLDICSVDPPKCTDIDDALHCRLLPNGNYEVGVHIADVSHFIKPGTALDKEAALRGTTVYLLDKRISMIPELLSNNLCSLRENEDRLTFSCIWEMNSDANIINTRFCKSVIRSRRAMTYEEAQIKIDDVNQNDVLAKSLRNLNNFAKKLKKKRTDKGALTLASPEIYLQEDNETHEPIDVQVKHLRDTNFMIEEFMLLANVSVAEKIITEFPECAMLRRHPEPPQKNFESLIKAGKNQGFVINTNSGKELAESLDKAEKEDNPYFNIMLRILTTRCLMQAVYFISGMHQQNEFYHYGLATPIYTHFTSPIRRYADIIVHRLLAICIGADVTCPELLDKQQNHALCLNLNYRHRMAQYASRASIALNIHLFFREKVKDEEGYILFVRKNALQVLVPKYGLEGTVYLNKTGSVTFTYNREDHSQSYGNITFRTFDLIVVQLSLDRSNIQHEKLIFKLVKPEIPGFSVPPITPQVVEQSVSTVKGNLVNAIEKRKSDKILTENSNISKKKHKKTKKN, from the exons ATGTTGGCGACAAAGGTCTTTTTTAGGAAGACTAAAGgtggaaatatttataag aCTGTTAGAGAACACTACTTGCGGGATGATATTTGGTGTGGTTCAAAGATTTGCAAACAGAATTCAAAATATCTTACAAATCATTGCAAACAGAAAAATCGAGAATGCATTCTAGATGATGAAGATTCCAGTGCAAAAAGcacattattttcatcgtcgtaTTATTTGTTGTTGGATACCAATATCATTTTAGATCAA attgaTATATTGTCAGAAAATGTCTTTtacaatgttattattttacaaactgTTTTGGAAGAAGTACGACATAAAAGTCCAACtgtttataaaagattaaaagaaatcattgctgatgttaaaagaaagttttatatttttgtaaacgAACATCACAA agaaactTACGTGGAAAGAGTACCAGGCGAAAACATAAATGATCGTAATGATAGAGCTATACGGGTTGCAACAAATTGGTAcaataaacatttaaatattgatggacaaaaaattcttattgtcTTATTAACAGATGAtctggaaaataaaaaaaaagctgtACAAGAAAACATTCCTGTCTGTTCAA TGGAAGAATATATTAAGTCATTGGAAAACTCAAGTTTCTTACTAGATAAGTtatctaaaagaaattttatattggaAACAGAGGGACAGGAATTTTTCCCATGTCATTTATCGCCATCAGAATTACATAAtggtattaaaaatgaaaaatttttccaagGGACATTTTCAGTGtccaaagaaaattttttggaAGGAAGCGTGAACGTAGATGGAATAGAAAAACCG ATATTGGTGCAAGGTAGAATGGGTCTTAACAGAGCCATTGACGGTGACATAGTTGCGATAGAACTTTTTCCAGAAGATCAATGGTCAACTCCCAGTGACATTGTATTACAAGATGAAGACGAAACGGATATAGCAGATATAttaaatgatgaaaaagaattaaataattcatgtattgtaaaagaaagtgaaagaattCCAACAGGGAAAATAGTGGGTATCATTAGAAGAAAATGGAGGCAATATTGTGGTATCTTACAACCAAGTATTATTCAAgga AATGTAAAACATCTTTTTGTACCTGCTGAGAGAAAAATTCCTAAAGTTAGAATAGAAACTAGGCAATCCGAATTATTAAGCAAACAAAGAATTATAGTAGCCATAGATTCATGGCCAAGAAATTCCAGATATCCATTGGGTCATTTTGTACGAGCTTTAGGTAACATTGGAGATAAAGAAACGGAAAACGAAGTATTACTTTTAGAATACGATGTTCCGCACAGCCGATTTTCCGATGCAGTACTTAGTTTCCTTCCTAAAATGCCATGGAGTATAccagaaaat GTTATCGCAGAAAGGGAGGATCTTAGGCATTTAGATATTTGTTCCGTAGATCCACCAAAGTGTACCGATATTGATGATGCTTTACACTGTAGATTATTACCAAATGGTAATTACGAAGTTGGTGTTCACATTGCAGATGTATCCCATTTTATTAAGCCTGGAACAGCTTTGGATAAAGAAGCTGCTTTAAGAGGTACTACGGTATATCTTCTTGATAAAAGGATTTCTATGATACCAG AACTATTAAGTAACAATTTGTGCTCCctgagagagaacgaagatagATTAACTTTTTCTTGTATATGGGAGATGAACTCCGATgcaaatatcataaatactAGATTTTGTAAGTCCGTGATTCGTTCACGTCGTGCTATGACCTATGAAGAAGctcaaataaaaatcgatgacGTTAATCAAAACGATGTACTTGCCAAGTcattaagaaatttaaataattttgcaaaaaaattgaagaagaaacgaacggaCAAGGG GGCTTTGACCTTGGCATCACCTGAGATCTATTTGCAAGAAGATAATGAAACTCATGAACCGATCGACGTGCAAGTTAAACATTTGAGAGACACAAACTTTATGATCGAAGAATTCATGTTACTTGCAAACGTTTCAGTagcagaaaaaattattacagaaTTTCCAGAATGTGCAATGCTGAGAAGGCATCCGGAACCACcacaaaaaaattttgaatcaTTGATTAAAGCTGGAAAAAATCAG GGCTTCGTAATAAATACAAACAGTGGAAAAGAACTAGCTGAATCGCTAGATAAAGctgaaaaagaagacaatccttatttcaatattatgtTGAGAATTTTGACAACAAGATGTTTGATGCAAGCAGTATATTTCATTAGTGGAATGCATCAACAAAATGAATTCTATCATTATGGATTAGCTACCccaatatatacacacttcaCATCGCCTATCCGCAG ATATGCGGATATTATCGTGCATCGTCTCTTAGCAATATGTATCGGAGCAGATGTTACTTGTCCAGAGTTATTGGATAAACAGCAAAACCACGCATTATGTCTTAATTTGAACTATCGACATAGGATGGCACAGTATGCTAGTCGAGCATCGATTGCATtgaatatacat TTGTTTTTTCGAGAGAAAGtcaaagacgaagaaggatatattctttttgtacGAAAAAATGCCCTGCAAGTACTCGTTCCGAAATATGGTTTAGAAGGCACagtgtatttaaataaaacaggaTCAGTTACTTTTACATATAATCGAGAGGATCATTCTCAATCATACGGAAATATCACATTTCGTACATTTGATCTTATTGTAGTGCAGTTAAGTTTAGACAGATCTAACATTCAACACGAGAAATTGATTTTCAAGCTTGTAAAGCCAGAG ATTCCAGGTTTCAGCGTCCCTCCGATAACGCCACAAGTCGTTGAACAATCTGTTTCTACCGTGAAGGGAAACTTAGTAAAtgcaatagaaaaaagaaaaagtgacaAAATCCTGAcagaaaattcaaatattagtaaaaagaaacacaaaaaaacgaaaaagaactaA